In the genome of Streptomyces pactum, one region contains:
- a CDS encoding GH1 family beta-glucosidase: MTLSFPPGFLWGAASSAYQIEGAAQEDGRTPSIWDTFCRTPGKVLAGDTGDTAIDHYHRFRDDIRLMAGLGLNAYRFSVSWPRVQPTGRGPAVQRGLDFYRALVDELLAHGIRPAVTLYHWDLPQELEDAGGWPQRETAERFAEYAGLVAGALGDRVDLWCTLNEPWCSAFLGYGSGVHAPGRTGREAPLRAAHHLNLAHGLGTQALRAALPARARIAICLNPAVVRARTGSPADLDARRRIDALANRVFTGPLLRGAYPDDLLRDTAAVTDWSFVRDGDLATARQPLDALGINYYTPSLVSAADGEDRPARHDGHGAAEHSPWPGAEHIAFHRTPGERTEMGWTVDPTGLYELLMRYSREAPGVPLYITENGAAYEDKPAADGTVHDPERIAYLRSHLAAAHRALTDGADLRGYFLWSLWDNFEWSYGYSKRFGAVYVDYATQARTPKSSARWYARVARTGQLPAA; this comes from the coding sequence ATGACCCTCTCCTTCCCGCCCGGCTTCCTGTGGGGCGCGGCCTCCTCCGCCTACCAGATCGAGGGCGCCGCCCAGGAGGACGGCCGGACCCCCTCCATCTGGGACACCTTCTGCCGCACCCCCGGCAAGGTGCTCGCCGGGGACACCGGCGACACCGCCATCGACCACTACCACCGGTTCCGCGACGACATCCGGCTCATGGCCGGTCTGGGGCTGAACGCCTACCGGTTCTCCGTCTCCTGGCCGCGGGTCCAGCCCACCGGGCGCGGACCGGCGGTCCAGCGCGGGCTGGACTTCTACCGGGCGCTCGTCGACGAGCTGCTGGCCCACGGCATCCGTCCGGCCGTCACCCTCTACCACTGGGACCTGCCGCAGGAGCTGGAGGACGCCGGCGGCTGGCCGCAGCGGGAGACCGCCGAACGGTTCGCCGAGTACGCCGGGCTGGTGGCCGGCGCCCTGGGGGACCGGGTGGACCTGTGGTGCACCCTCAACGAGCCGTGGTGCAGCGCCTTCCTCGGCTACGGCTCCGGGGTGCACGCGCCCGGCCGCACCGGCCGCGAGGCTCCGCTGCGCGCCGCCCACCACCTCAACCTGGCGCACGGCCTGGGCACCCAGGCGCTGCGGGCGGCGCTGCCCGCCCGCGCCCGGATCGCGATCTGTCTCAACCCGGCGGTGGTGCGGGCCCGTACCGGCAGCCCGGCCGACCTGGACGCGCGGCGCCGGATCGACGCCCTGGCCAACCGGGTCTTCACCGGCCCGCTGCTGCGCGGCGCCTACCCCGACGACCTGCTGCGGGACACCGCGGCCGTCACCGACTGGTCCTTCGTCCGGGACGGCGACCTGGCCACCGCCCGGCAGCCGCTGGACGCGCTGGGCATCAACTACTACACGCCGTCCCTGGTTTCCGCGGCCGACGGCGAGGACCGCCCGGCGCGGCACGACGGGCACGGCGCCGCCGAACACTCCCCGTGGCCGGGGGCCGAGCACATCGCCTTCCACCGGACGCCGGGCGAACGCACCGAGATGGGCTGGACGGTCGATCCCACCGGCCTGTACGAGCTGCTGATGCGCTACAGCCGGGAGGCGCCCGGGGTGCCGCTGTACATCACCGAGAACGGGGCCGCGTACGAGGACAAGCCGGCCGCGGACGGCACCGTGCACGACCCGGAGCGGATCGCCTACCTCCGCTCCCACCTGGCCGCCGCCCACCGGGCCCTGACCGACGGCGCCGACCTGCGGGGCTACTTCCTCTGGTCGCTGTGGGACAACTTCGAATGGTCCTACGGGTACAGCAAGCGGTTCGGCGCGGTGTACGTGGACTACGCGACCCAGGCCAGGACCCCCAAGTCCAGCGCCCGCTGGTACGCCCGGGTGGCCCGCACCGGACAGCTGCCGGCGGCCTGA
- a CDS encoding carbohydrate ABC transporter permease, producing MSPPTGTAPPAAGTPGVSPPAPVPAGPDAAELRRRARRSRRYRRDLRWSPYAFVAPFLLFFLAFGLFPLLYTGWASLHRVELTDPTHMEWVGLRNYTRLWDDEFFWNALRNTLTIGIISTVPQLAMALGLAHLLNYRLRASTFWRVAVLTPYATSIAAATLVFALLFGRDYGMINWVLGQLGVDAVDWQNGHWSAQLAVSTIVIWRWTGYNALIYLAAMQAVPRDLYESAALDGASRWQQFRHVTIPSLRPTILFTAVVSTIGATQLFGEPLLFSGSAGATGGSDHQYQTLGLYLYEQGWINLHLGRASAIAWAMFLILLLIAAVNWLIARRLRKSQ from the coding sequence ATGAGCCCGCCCACCGGTACCGCTCCGCCCGCCGCCGGGACACCGGGGGTCTCCCCGCCCGCGCCCGTCCCCGCCGGCCCCGACGCCGCCGAACTGCGCCGCCGGGCCCGCCGCAGCCGCCGCTACCGCCGCGACCTGCGCTGGAGCCCGTACGCCTTCGTCGCTCCCTTCCTGCTGTTCTTCCTCGCCTTCGGTCTCTTCCCGCTGCTGTACACCGGCTGGGCGTCGCTGCACCGGGTGGAGCTGACCGACCCCACGCACATGGAGTGGGTGGGCCTGCGCAACTACACCCGGCTGTGGGACGACGAGTTCTTCTGGAACGCGCTGCGCAACACCCTCACCATCGGCATCATCTCCACCGTGCCGCAGCTGGCCATGGCGCTCGGCCTGGCCCACCTGCTCAACTACCGGCTGCGGGCCTCCACCTTCTGGCGGGTGGCGGTCCTCACCCCGTACGCCACCTCGATCGCCGCCGCCACCCTGGTCTTCGCGCTGCTCTTCGGCCGGGACTACGGAATGATCAACTGGGTGCTGGGGCAGCTCGGGGTGGACGCCGTGGACTGGCAGAACGGCCACTGGTCCGCTCAACTGGCCGTCTCCACCATCGTCATCTGGCGGTGGACCGGCTACAACGCGCTGATCTACCTGGCCGCCATGCAGGCCGTACCGCGCGACCTGTACGAGTCCGCGGCGCTGGACGGGGCGAGCCGCTGGCAGCAGTTCCGCCACGTCACCATCCCCTCGCTCCGCCCCACCATCCTGTTCACCGCCGTCGTCTCCACCATCGGGGCCACCCAGCTCTTCGGCGAGCCGCTGCTGTTCAGCGGCAGCGCCGGGGCCACCGGCGGTTCCGACCACCAGTACCAGACGCTCGGGCTCTACCTGTACGAGCAGGGGTGGATCAACCTGCACCTGGGCCGTGCCTCCGCCATCGCCTGGGCGATGTTCCTGATCCTGCTGCTGATCGCCGCGGTCAACTGGCTGATCGCCCGACGGCTGCGCAAGAGCCAGTGA
- a CDS encoding carbohydrate ABC transporter permease, translating into MTASRAGRHLHGGRLTYAVLAVFTALSLFPLVWTAIAASRDNTRLAETPPPLWFGSNLFRNLEIAWTDANMGEALVNTAVVASVTAAGTVLLATLAGFALAKLRFRLRGAVLALTLGTMMVPPQLGVVPMYMAVAELGWTDRLQAVILPSLVSAFGVFFMRQYLIQALPGELIEAARMDGASSVRIIWHIVFPVARPAMAVLGMLTFVQAWNDFFWPIIALTQNGNPTVQVALTGLGRGYIPDQSVIMAGALLGTLPLLLVFTLFGKQIVGGIMQGAIKG; encoded by the coding sequence GTGACCGCATCCCGCGCCGGCCGGCACCTGCACGGCGGCCGGCTCACCTACGCCGTGCTCGCCGTGTTCACCGCCCTGTCGCTCTTCCCGCTGGTGTGGACGGCGATCGCCGCCTCCCGCGACAACACCCGGCTCGCCGAGACCCCGCCGCCGCTGTGGTTCGGCTCCAACCTGTTCCGCAACCTGGAGATCGCCTGGACCGACGCCAACATGGGGGAGGCGCTGGTCAACACCGCCGTCGTCGCCTCCGTCACCGCGGCCGGCACCGTGCTGCTCGCCACCCTCGCCGGCTTCGCCCTCGCCAAGCTGCGGTTCCGCCTGCGCGGTGCCGTGCTGGCGCTGACCCTGGGCACCATGATGGTGCCGCCCCAGCTGGGGGTGGTGCCGATGTACATGGCCGTCGCCGAGCTGGGGTGGACCGACCGGCTCCAGGCGGTCATCCTGCCCTCGCTGGTCTCCGCCTTCGGCGTCTTCTTCATGCGGCAGTACCTGATCCAGGCGCTGCCCGGTGAACTGATCGAGGCGGCGCGGATGGACGGCGCCAGCAGCGTACGGATCATCTGGCACATCGTCTTCCCCGTCGCCCGGCCCGCGATGGCGGTGCTCGGGATGCTCACCTTCGTCCAGGCGTGGAACGACTTCTTCTGGCCGATCATCGCCCTCACCCAGAACGGCAACCCGACCGTCCAGGTGGCCCTGACCGGCCTCGGCCGCGGCTACATCCCCGACCAGTCGGTGATCATGGCCGGGGCGCTGCTCGGCACCCTGCCGCTGCTGCTGGTCTTCACCCTCTTCGGCAAGCAGATCGTCGGCGGCATCATGCAGGGCGCGATCAAGGGCTGA
- a CDS encoding extracellular solute-binding protein: MRSRSRSHRRRAVVLAAVCALGAGLLGGCADDGGDDRAGGSGGPDTKGRTTLTVGVFGVFGYKQAGLYDEYMELNPDIAIKETSIERNENYYPQLLTHLSTGSGLADIQAVEVANIAEITATQADRLVDLSKAPGVRKEDFIPWKWQQATTGDGRTVGLGTDIGPMAICYRKDLFRAAGLPTDREEVGKLWAGDWDKYIETGRRYQRKAPDGTSFVDSAGGVYKAVVAGSPRRYYDTAGKVIYKDSPAVRQAWGHAMDAATGKLTARLQQFQKEWDQAFANGRFATVSCPPWMLGYIKEKAGPAAEDQWDVAAAPRPGNWGGSFLTVPAASRHKDEAIKLAAWLTAPEQQAKLFAKQASFPSAQSAYALPQVAGARHPYFGDAPTGKIFAEAARGVPAQILGPKDLVIDQNIVDIGVLQVDRQGKSPQDGWRAATRTIDNALDE; the protein is encoded by the coding sequence ATGCGCAGCAGATCCCGTTCCCACCGACGCCGGGCGGTGGTCCTGGCAGCCGTCTGCGCCCTCGGCGCCGGCCTGCTCGGCGGCTGTGCCGACGACGGCGGCGACGACCGCGCCGGCGGCTCCGGCGGTCCGGACACCAAGGGCCGGACCACCCTCACCGTCGGCGTGTTCGGCGTCTTCGGCTACAAACAGGCCGGCCTGTACGACGAGTACATGGAGCTCAACCCCGACATCGCCATCAAGGAGACGTCGATCGAACGGAACGAGAACTACTACCCGCAGCTGCTGACGCACCTGTCCACCGGGAGCGGGCTGGCCGACATCCAGGCCGTGGAGGTCGCCAACATCGCCGAGATCACCGCCACCCAGGCCGACCGGCTGGTGGACCTGTCCAAGGCGCCGGGGGTGCGGAAGGAGGACTTCATCCCCTGGAAGTGGCAACAGGCCACCACCGGGGACGGCCGGACCGTCGGGCTGGGCACCGACATCGGCCCGATGGCCATCTGCTACCGCAAGGACCTGTTCCGCGCGGCCGGACTGCCCACCGACCGGGAGGAGGTCGGGAAGCTGTGGGCCGGTGACTGGGACAAGTACATCGAGACCGGACGCAGGTACCAGCGGAAGGCGCCGGACGGCACCTCCTTCGTGGACTCGGCCGGCGGCGTCTACAAGGCCGTGGTCGCCGGCAGCCCGCGGCGCTACTACGACACCGCCGGCAAGGTCATCTACAAGGACAGCCCCGCGGTCCGGCAGGCGTGGGGCCACGCCATGGACGCGGCCACCGGCAAACTCACCGCCCGGCTCCAGCAATTCCAGAAGGAGTGGGACCAGGCGTTCGCCAACGGCAGGTTCGCCACCGTCTCCTGCCCGCCGTGGATGCTCGGCTACATCAAGGAGAAGGCCGGCCCCGCGGCCGAGGACCAGTGGGACGTGGCCGCCGCGCCCCGGCCCGGCAACTGGGGCGGATCCTTCCTCACCGTGCCCGCCGCCTCCCGGCACAAGGACGAGGCGATCAAGCTCGCCGCCTGGCTGACCGCCCCCGAGCAGCAGGCCAAACTCTTCGCGAAGCAGGCCAGCTTCCCCAGCGCGCAGAGCGCCTACGCACTGCCGCAGGTCGCCGGCGCCCGGCACCCGTACTTCGGTGACGCGCCCACCGGAAAAATCTTCGCCGAGGCGGCGCGCGGGGTGCCGGCCCAGATCCTCGGCCCCAAGGACCTGGTCATCGACCAGAACATCGTGGACATCGGGGTCCTCCAGGTCGACCGGCAGGGCAAGTCACCCCAGGACGGCTGGCGGGCGGCCACCCGGACGATCGACAACGCGCTGGACGAGTGA